Genomic segment of Dromiciops gliroides isolate mDroGli1 chromosome 3, mDroGli1.pri, whole genome shotgun sequence:
GCTGTGCTACTTCCCCTTCCTGTTTGTCTCCTCtgctctccatctctcttctacATGCCCGACTGTTGACATCGTGTTTTCCCATGAGAATGACGATTCCTCATAGATGGGGGCTGGTTCTGCCTTTCTTGGCATCCTCCCTgattagcacagtggctgacacacagtaagggcttaataaatgcctggtgaCTCTTAACAGAAGGCCAGTTCTTTGTGTGGGGATTCCTGTGGTCTTTGCTCACAGTTCATACtgatcttcctatgtttctctgcaTTCATATAtccacactttctttctttcttttttccagggcaatgagggttaagtgacttacccagggtcacacagctagtaagtgtcaagggtctgaggccgattttgaactcaggtccccctgaatccagggctggtgttttatccactgcaccacctagctgccccctcacacttCAATTTTATACCACCATATTCCAGTATTTTCATGTGACATAACTTAGTTAGACTTCCCACCACCTTGCATAGaccctttcccatttctttgtgCTGATTATAGTATTTTTGCCACTACAATTTTGTCATGAATATTCTGATAGTCATAGCacctttctgtcttctctttcaccTTCTTAGGATTCAGTATCAGTAAAAACAATAGCCAAGTGTCAGGAGGCAATCACAAGGTCATGAGACATGTGCAaaccagggttattatgagagaaatgaacatgcatgtggaacccAAAGGGTTCCCAGTCTTTAGGGAAGTTTACATTTTCATCAAAGAGGACAACGGAAAGACAGGATCCCAGGAAGACGCTTGACATTGGAGGAGGAACAATGCAGCCAAGGTGGGGAAAAGACAAGAGCACCAACCACAGCGTCAGCAGCAAGGAGATGGCCAAAGccccattcttttcccttgggaactgctggACTCTTTTAGCAGCCCTTAATATGAGCCATTGAGGCAGCTGAGGCCCCATCCTCCAAGCTATTGATTATAGACTCTGCCAGGACATGTGAAGGGCTGCCCTGTGGCAGGTACTGGGCAAAGTGCTGCTGAGTGAAAGAAAACAAGGATGATCTGtgtgccctcaaggatcttactgTCAAGTCAGGGCAAGGGGAGGATAAGCTCATGCACAGACTAGTCAGTCCAAAGCTCCCCTTATCTCATTCTTCCAGCTCCCACTCATCATGCTGACAGTTTGGGCTGTGGGTGGGGAGAAGTGGAACACTCCCCCAGGGCTCTCCTCTGGGCCTCCCCGACCCGCCACCATCCCCTGCTTTATGCACCAAGGTAGGCCTCCTCAAGGCCCTCCCAAGCTGGGAGTCTGCCAGCCCTGGGCTGCCCTCCTGGTGCATCTGCTCTGTGGTGCCTCTGCTTCTTTCACTCACTCCCATGATGCTTCCCTTGTGGATATCTGCTTTCATCCAATGGCGAAATGTACTAGAATGCCTTCAAATTGACCAAAGCTTTTTCACACATTGTGGGGAGTTTAAGGGGAAGTCCCTTAATACCTACTTTAAACTGATATTaagtgattgattaattgattcactTCAGGCCTCCTTAGATTACCTGGTGTGAGGCTGGATCCCCACCCATACACCAAAGATATCCATGTAAATGTGGAGATCTGATGCTGCTCAGATAACATAAGGTGGAGGCATCAATGTGGAAGATGCCATCCCAGGTCATGCAGTCATGCTTCACAGTCCTGTTCTACTGCCTGTTTTACTTATTCAAATGGTGCTGATATTATTTTGTGCCATGTCTGCAGGCCCCGGGTGatttccctcattctctctcttgacATGACAAAGTTTTATTGAATTCAACAAGAAAAACTGTACCAAGAGAGAAACATGCATGTGTGAGGAAAAGAGCAGTGTAAGTGGTCATTTAATTCGCTCTTTTTGTATTCATGTTCAAAAGCCATATGACAGACAATGCTTTGGGGGATTATGGGAAGCAAAAAACCATTTTGCTGCCCCTTTATTGTaactaaatataatatatacatatatgtgtgtgtgtatatacatatatatgatgccATTGGGCCAAATATTATTGCTTTTATTGAAGCCCTCCATCCATTCTTTTTCCAAAATTGGGGAGACTTACATTTAAggttataatttttaattttgtgttttccTCAGATGTTAATCCAGTTAATTGAGTAAGCAAAATCAAGAAGGGAGGAGCATGGTATATTGATTCAGTTTGCTCATAAGAAGGAAATTGGGGAACCAGTTGGGCAAAGGTAGGAAATGGAGTATTTGGAAGAAGGccaaaggaggaagaaacaaaagtattTCTCCCCCATGCTACAGACTATGGAGATATAAGAGGCAACAGAGATATGGAGTTTGTCAATTTGATCACAAGTCTGACACAAAGGCATGATATGGTTGTAATGAAGGATTTCAGGTATATACACTTGCaggatctctgtctctctctcaatctctctctctctttctctgtctctgtctctgtctctatccctccTCTGTATCTTTACTtgtctcagtctctgtttctatattgatatattcataatctatataaatatatttagatatatttgtctctatctccctttctcctcattgtctctgtcttgctctctctctcccttttactttctccccccatctctctgtctctccatttcttctctgtctctttcctctctcatctctcttccttctcattctctcacttttctccttcattttctctgtttctcctttcactcatttctttttaacacacacacacacacacacacacacacacacacacacacacatggacgCACATGAAAGAAGAGAATGTAAGAAATTACTGATCTACATTAGTTCTGGTTTCCTCTTTCAAAGCATGGAAGAATCAATAAGGAGAAACCCTATTCTGGAGTGGATTCACCAAAAAGGTTTGAACCTTTTTGCTGAGATGAAAATGGAGATAACCCCAGAGGAAAGTCACCATTCCATCCTAGAGTTTGTGATAGAGAAGCAAGGACATCTGAACAGAATGTGACATGCACTCCAGATACTGGCATGGAAGActtcaaagggttcagaggaaGGACAGGTGGGGTCCCATGTCATGGATTGGCACAGGCAGGAAACACGAGGATGTTTCAgaataaatttttgaaaacaccaaaagggaggaaaatgggATTTATTGGAAAAGACAAAGGAACAAGCAAtttgagataaaaaataaattgcaataattacaaaagaaataataataagcaaGTCCAGGAAAGAGAATAGATGAGTGCTCACCATAATGTAAAAATAGGGTGAGCACTGCCAATTCTCAGagtgaggagaaggaggggaggggtctTTAAGTTCTGAAAATGATATTCTCAGCATCTTCCAGCTCTGAGGCTTGAGGAAGAGCCATGGAATGAGTGTTGATGAAGAGGATGAAATCAGGACTTGGCCCTCTACTATGATCATGAGTTTGGggatttttcatgttttcttgtcATTTTGGCGTTGTGTGTGGGGTGAAATGGAGGCTGTCCTGTATCAAGTATTCTATGCTGCACCTTTAGTGCTTGCACAAGAGccaatgttgattttttttttttttttagtgaggcaattggggttaagtgacttgcccagggtcacacagctagtaagtgttaagtgtctgaggtctgatttgaactcaagtactcctgactccagggcaggtgctctatccactgcaccacctagctgccccccattgttgATCTTTTACTACCATTTTCAGGGGCCTAGAAATGAGCTAATTCTGGGCTTCTCAGTGAAATTTTCATGGAGATAAAAGATGCAAAACAGTGACTGGGGAGCAGATTCCCCAGGCCTGAAGTTGGTCTTTATCCATTCAGAGCTTAGGGTTGTGGGCTGGGAGATTCAAGAGGTTCTATCAGTCTCTTCTCCTCTTTGGAGGCTGGAGTCCCCAACTCCCCCTAAAGCAGTCCTACAGAGAGGGCAGAAGCTGGACTCTCAGCTCACtctgcatctgctgccctgcctggtttTATCCAGAGAACAGGACACCCCTGCTCCAGGGACCCCTGTGACTGAGCCTGCTGTGGATGGGCTGGGAACCCCTGACTGAAGCAAGAGGGATTCTAGGCTTCTTCCCCACGAGTGGGGGGACTCTTTGCATAAGGGAGGGACCTCCCCCAAGTGCCATCTCTGGgaagtgaccttggggaagttctGGGGTTTCACAAcaagtgatgggggtgggggttgggggaaacTGACCCCAGGCTGAACAAGAGAGGGCTGTGATCACCCTATAGCAGAGAGAGAAAACAGCAGGTGGGTCCTCGAGGGACCTGGACCTCCCCACTCCAGGTACCCCAGAAGAAGCCACATTTGTTGGAGAcagaagagagatggaggaggcAGAGCTCAGAAAACTGGGCATCTTCCCTTGGGTGTCCGGGTGTCCTCCAGGAGGGAACAGAGAGGTTATTGAGTGCAACCTTCTCATTTCATAAAATGAAGCTGAGGCCCAGGAACTTGCCCAAACTCAGCCCAGGAGAAAAAGCTCTAAAAAAGCCTCCTCATGTCTCTTGTGGCCCAGGGTACTCTGGAGACAGCTGAGGGTGCTCCCTCAGGCCCAAGGCCAGGACTGCTGGGGCTTTGTCCTGTCCTGGGTATCAGGACATGACACACAgatttcttccctccatcccttcacCTTCAGGGatgtcctctccttcccccagggGTGGGGCCGTGAGAGCAGGGTCCCCCATGAGAGCTGGGCAAGTCTGTCCAGCCAGAGGGGTTGTGTCCCCTGACATGCCCCAAGCTGGCCTGAGAACCTGGCTCCTGACCCATACCCAGAGTCCCCAGGGGAGCCCAGCCTGCTCTCAGAAGCAGCAGACATGGTCCCTCTCTGTACACACTCACCTTCTTGGGTGGTCTCCAAACACtgatttcctcttccatcttccctcacCCCAAGCCCAGAATGGATGGACAGAGAGAGTCTGAGGcctgggctgggggggggagcACAGCCCCCAGGGAGccctgcccttccttcttcctcagggATGCTGCTACCCACCCCACCCAGGGCTGTGGGGaaagcggggggggggagggagtggaggaggCTCAGGAGAAGGGACAGAGTTGGGCTAGGGGCTCCCAGGGGCTCCTCCTTTGAAGTGTCTGTAGGGGGAGGGCCAGGCTTCAGAGGCAGGGGGAGGGCCTTGACTTGGACTTTTCACCTGGGGATTAGAGGGGAAGCTTGGAGTCTGGGCTGGGGCTGGGCTGTGGGGCAGGAAGATGGTGCTGGCCCAGCCTCAGCATCATTGCACAGCCCTACACTGAGGACCTACTGGATACAAGACTAATTCTCAGCCCCAGGGTTTGGATATGAGGCAGGTTctgccctcagggggcttacACTCTGGATGGGAGTTAGCCTCTCACACAGATCACTGAGACAGGCAAACTCCCAGGGTGACAAATGTATCAGAAAGGGGCAGATGAAGGGccctgggaggggggagagatggCAGTGTGTGCTGGTCAGGGGGAGCCCAGAAGGCTGCCTGGAGGAGGGGGCTTGGCTGAACCCTATGTCATGACAACTGACATTTCTCTAGCTAAGGCTGAGAAAGCCCTGAACAGGCATCATCTCCTGGGAGCTTCACACACACCCGGGAAGGGAGGGGGGCACTTAGGgggtttctctttccatttcatagatgaaaaaaaaaaaacaaggctcagagagattgaaCAATGTATTTGCCTATTGTCACCTCCCTGGAGGGTTCCACCCTTGGCCTTCCTGGCTCAGGACCAGGCCTCTAGCCCCAAACCACACTGCTTCCCCTGAGCAGGACAAGTGACCACTCAGCAGCTCAGCAGGCCTGGGGAGGACCATCTAGACCTAAAGGGTCTGAGGGCCCAAGGCCCTGAGCTgggagagaggaggctgagggggCAGACAATGGGGAGTCCAGCCCAGCTGGGGCAGGTTGGGGAGACTCCAAGCCCAGGAAGACTCAGCTGAGAAACATGGCAGCCCCAGGCTCCCTCAGTCCCAGGCTGCATTCAAAGAGGCCTGTGCCTGGACTGAAGGGGGGGGGGTCCCCTTGTCCTGGATCTGATCCAGCACAGCTGGACAGCTGTGTTCCCTTCTGGGCACCAGGATTCAGGAGGGACAGTGATCACCTGGGGAGCAATGAGAGGAGGGGGAGCAGGCTGGACAAAGGCCTGGAGGTCATGCCATAGGCCAATGAGGGGAAGGGCCTGGGGCTGttcagagggaggagagaaggcccAGGGGAGACCAGAGAACTCTCTTTAGTACTGGAGGGTGGGCCTGAAGCTGGTGGGTCAGGCTGGCCTTGCTTGGTCCCTGAGGGCACAACTGGGGCCCCTGAGTGGCAGGTGCAGGAGGCAGGTCTTGGCTGGGTCCAAGGCCAGAAGCAGGGCTGTCCCACAGACGAGGGGGCTGCTTCAGGTGCTAGTGGGTGCACTTCCCTGGGGGCTTCCTGTGGGAGAAACAGGCCCAGTGCTGGAGTCACAGGGGGAAGAGCCAGGGGCTTTAGGGCAGTGGGGGCAGGAATGAGCACAGGGACTGATTCTGGGAAGCAGAGTGAGGAGGGagttggggcagggagggaggggcaggggatgCCATGGTCTTGGGGTCAGAGAGCAGACACACTCACCGGGTGTAATAGAGCCATGTCAGGCCATAGGTGAGGAAGAAGCCGGCCCCCATGAGTGCTCCCCTCAGCAGGGTGAACATCAGTGGCCAGGAGCTGTTCTCCTGGGCAGAGAAGACTGTGGAAAAGTGAgggaggtaggggcagctagatggcgcagtggttaaagcgttggccctagattcaggagtacctgagttcaaatccagcctcagacacttgacacttactagctgtgtgaccctgggcaagtcacttaacccccattgccccgcaaaaaaaaaaaaaaaagtgagggagggGGCGTTTAGAGGGGGCTTATTGTCCCTGAGGTCTCAggtcttcccctcctccttcactccctctCAGGCTTCCAGTCCCAACCTTGAATTCCCAAGGGCCAGGCCTGCCAGTTCCTTCTCTAGGGTTGGGAGACAGAGCTCAGCCAAGTGAGCTGCATTCTCTGCATTCAtcatattttcctaaagcattctAGGGGCTGCTGTCTGCTCAGATCAGGAACAGAAGAAGGCAGGGCAAATGTGCCCAACACCAACATCACCATCACCATAGGCATGCCCTCAAGAGAGGGTCTGTCCTGGGCACTGGACACCTGGGTGGGATTTGTATCTCTCAAGCTATGCTTTCTTTAGTGGACAGGTCACTACCTTTAGATTCTACATGTAGACAGAGTTCACATCTCTCTGCTATTGGATACCTGAGTGAACTAGGTGAGGTTTGTCTCATAACTTTGAGCCTCAACTTTCCCATATGGGAAATAGGAATAAGAACTCTTACTCCTTAACCCATAGCATTGTCGGGAGAAAAGTAAGTTCTAACCCTAAAAGCCATAAGTTAACATGAGCCGATATAATTGCAAGAGGTGGAGAAGTCCAGTACAAAGGGAAACTGGGTGTGGGGAGTGAAAGTCCTTGTCTCTCTCATCTCCCTGAGACTAAAAGCTGGAGCACCTGGGGTCCCCTCCCTGCCCTCACCCTGGGGCTCTGCTCCCACCTATTGTCCTGTTATcctgggaggtggtggtgggCACACTCTTCACAGCATCTGCAAGAGAAGGAGGAGGCTGGATGGGGTCAGGGGCTCTCTGTCCATCCCAGCATCATACATGGAAGAGAAGAAATTCCAGAATTGCAGAATACCAGAGtgggaagagagctcagagactGTCTGGGCTAATCCCGATCTGACTGACTTTGGTCCATGaaaacacagaaacagagagaaaagttAGGAAAACCCAGACTGTGTCTCTGCTAGGAAGAAGCTTTCCCTGCCCTGGTCCAGGAAAGGGTCATCTATCTGGCTTCCCAGGGCTGGGCCAGGACCCTGGCATCTTGATGCAGCCCTCCCTAGTCCCCCTCCCTTGGGGGAAGCAGACCTCCTGCCCCAGCATTCACAGGACACATTGAGTCGGATGTTTCTCTCTGGGCTCAAACGGCCTCCAGGCAAGGTCACCTGACAGGTGAAGCTGGTGCCCAGGGATGAAGGAGCACTCTGAGGAGTGGGAAGTCCCAGACCTTTCTGGCTGGGAGGGCAGCCCCTGTCTAGAAGAATTTAAAGGCCCTATTTTCCCCAAAGACCCAAGGAAATGTACAGTTCATAGACACTGGGTTCCCTGACTCTAGAATCTCTGGAATAAAGGAGTATGGCTTCTGGATCAAATCTGGAAAGGAGACAGACAGTGAGTCATGGCCTGAGGAGAGGAAGTAGACCTCCAGATGCTGTCCTTCCAGACTCTAGTACCCAGACTATCCCTCAGGTTCCTAGTGTCTTCCCCTCACAGTATCACTCCATTCTTGCCCCTATTCCACACTGGCCCTTGGGCATCCCGTGCCATTTTTAGGACCTGACTTCTTCATTCAGCAtgagtttaaaaagaaaacacattagaGATAATGTAGTCCAACCCTCAGACATTAGGGACAGAGcaattaaggctcagagaagtgcAGGGAGTTGTGTGCTAATTGTCCCACAGGCCCCAAGGCGTCAATCAGGGATTCGAATCCAGCCCATCTGGGAGCTGTAAATGTATTGCTATTTCTAGCCCATGCCCTGCCCTTCTTAGCCTTACCTGGGTTACTGCTTCCTCACAGAGAGGAGCCCGCCATCTTCCCTTACATACCGATCTATGGTATCCAGCACATAGCTTCCACATCCTCTTCTGCCTTTGTCATCCTCCCTGAGAGTGTTCCCCCACATGTTCCCCTCTCCCCTTGTTTCCTCCACATAGGACCTCAAGCCCCCTTTCCTCCTGCCCTGGGCCATCCCCTGACAGGTGGTTCCTAACCTGTTACGGTCACATAAACCACCAGTTTCAGGTGAGTGCTGTTCGCTTGTCCCTCTCTCTTCATCCAGAAGTAATATTGCCCACTGTCAGCTTTCCGGGTCTCGGTGATGCTCAGGGAACAGTTGTCCATCCCGGGATTCCCTAGAAGGTGGAATCGGCCCTCCACTTCTGCTTCCACCTCCCGATCTGGGTCGTTTGTGGCCACAAGCTTGTCATATTTTTTATAAGCCCCTTCCCTAAACCAGTAGCCATACCCTGGGGAGACCTTGGGGATATATTCTGGAGGGGAGGAGATGTTGCAGGGTACCCGGGCACACATCCCCTCCATCACAGTCACCGCAGGCCGCTTCTGGGTCTCATATCTTATGATCTGGCACAGAGACCCTGAGGGCAGAAGGACCCTGGATCAGCATCTCCAACTTCTCCTTCCCACCCTGCCCCCTCTGTGCTCCAGCCCCACTCACCCTCCCAGATTAAGACCAACAGTAGCAGCATCCCTAGCATGGGGGAGAGCCCAGTATCAGACACGTCCACCTACCACACAACTTCCTCTGTCCAGCTGTCCCAGTTGTCAGAGCAAAGGGGAAGCTGAAACAGGAAACTGGTGTGTGGTAATAGGGACCTTCCTATTATCATAAGAGGAACAACCAGCCTGTGAACAAATTTGCTCCAGCCCACACTGGCCTGGGCTCAGTAAGGACGAGTATTCTGTCTTAGGCCAGTTCAGAGGACATTTAAAATTCATCTGCTCTGGGAAGACAGATCTCCTACAAAGCCTGGGGTTGTGGATATTTTGGAGAATAGCATATTTATATAACAGATGGGGTAAAGTGGGCAATGCCAGGACCACAGGTGGGCTGCACCTGTCATGAGCAAGCCCTGACACCAGAGGGAGCGCTGGAATAAACATctaaatctcagaaggaaggaaggaaggaaggaaggaaggaaggaaggaaggaaggaaggaaggaaggaaggaaggaaggaaggaaggaaggaaggaaggaaggaaggaaggaaggaaggaaggaaggaaggaaggaaggaaggaaggaaggaaggaaggaaggaaggaaggaaggaaggaaggaagggaaggagggagggaggaaataagcatttattaagtgcctacaatgtgctagggcagctaggtggcacaatagatagagcactgggcttggaatcaggaagactcatctttgtgagtttaaatcagacatgagacacttactagctgggtgaccctgggcaagtcacttacccctgtttgtctcacttcctcatctgtaaagtaaactggaaaagcaaatggtgaactttgcaaagaaaacacgaaaatgcagtcacaaagaatcagacataactgaacaatgactatatgccaagcattataCAAAtccttacaaatattaactcatttggtcctcacaaaaaccctgggaggtaggtgctattgtgacctcattttataggtaaagaaactgaggcaaacaacagggaagtgacttccccgggtcacacagctagaaagtgtttgaggctgaatttgaacctaggtccttttgactccaggcccagtgatctttccactgtgaACATCTTTATAAGCCACAGACAGCATCCAGATGAACCCATTCGTCTAGTGCTAAAAGAAACGGCAGCTGTGATGATTGAACTCCTCCTCCACCTGTAACAGGCCCCCTCACATCCTGGGAGAGCTCATCAGCTCTGTCTTAGCCCTCTCACTCTGGGACTGAGCTCTCTTCtgttaagggttttgtttttttgtttttgtttttttttttttgacagggcaatgaaggttaagtgactttcccaaggtcacacagctagtaagtgtcaagtgtctgaggccagatttgaacccaggtcctcctgaatccagggccagtgctctatccactgtgccacctagctgtcccctgagctCTCTTGACTGGAGAATGAGGGCAGATTTCCCTAGCCACCTACCAGATCATGGCCCACAGCCCATCCAACAGCTACCACAGCCAGggtcatcttgccatcttttctttcactacATGTGAAACTTTTTACCCCTTTCCTTCATCCTGCTCTGTGTATCAAATTAATATTGCAGCTACTTCTGCAAAGAGGGTGTTAAGCATCCATCTGATGACTCCACTCTCCATGCCTTGTGTCTCCCTGGATGCAATCACCCTTTATCTCTCACCACACCCAGTAAgtgctccctgccccccccccccccccccggcttaGAACATCAGTTCCTTGAAGCTGCATCACTTCAGGATTTCATTGCCCAGTGCTTGGGATTGTACATGGCTTGTGGTAAGTGCTTGGGAAATacttcttctctccttcattaCCATGAAGAATGGGAGTGATACAGTGATGAAAGGctcatatcctttttaaaaattaaagagaggagggcagctaggtagagcagtggataaaggaccagccctggattcaggaggacctgaattcaaatccagcctcagacacttgatattgactagctgtgtgaccctgggagagtcacttaaccctcattgcccagcaaaaaaaaaacaaaactaaaggaaAGATAATGGACTTTGCAGGCCTTGGACCAACTAAACCAACCAAAGCTTGACTTTGCCTTCTGGCAATATTCTAGAATGTGGGCATTGGGGGTCTGCCCTGCATGCACAGACACTCTCAGCTTGCTCAGCAGCTGCAAGCTCCCTATGTAGGAGGTGTAGGTAGATGGATTCCAGGAGAACCTGTGACAAATGGGGCATAGATGGAGGGTCAAATTATATGGAgaggtagctttttttttttggagtggtaatcagggataagtgactttcccaaagtcacacagctagtaaatgttaaatgtctgaagctggatttgaactcaggccctcctgacttcagggcaggtgctttatccactgccccgacttttatttcttctcaaacaaaacaaaacaaaaagcaacaagaacaaaaaaa
This window contains:
- the LOC122750398 gene encoding myeloid cell surface antigen CD33-like codes for the protein MLGMLLLLVLIWEGSLCQIIRYETQKRPAVTVMEGMCARVPCNISSPPEYIPKVSPGYGYWFREGAYKKYDKLVATNDPDREVEAEVEGRFHLLGNPGMDNCSLSITETRKADSGQYYFWMKREGQANSTHLKLVVYVTVTDAVKSVPTTTSQDNRTIVFSAQENSSWPLMFTLLRGALMGAGFFLTYGLTWLYYTRKPPGKCTH